One genomic region from Streptomyces sp. NBC_01304 encodes:
- a CDS encoding DUF2510 domain-containing protein — MSMSTPPGWYPDPSVPSLERWWDGTTWTEHSRSPQQAQAQAPQHYPQPAPAGPVEPGGSRGLAKVLAPAVAGVVLVAAIVTGVVVLGKDGGGTGPEAGGESSSTSAGPSTSASPSASEDAKPQGDPKVLDDQLNGITLPIPDGWGEPELKVGKELAMTVDGYYDCPGEGSFCYRGTVTTRTATESDGDTAKEVAETDISKAAGEAFDRDYIGRRPFNGMKSHKQVDAGPVKVAGTSGYFVRWQVKTADGPGGYAQSLAFPSPQGSTMVVVRFAFDAGPDGPPLDKMDEITAGIKASR, encoded by the coding sequence ATGAGCATGTCGACCCCACCCGGCTGGTACCCGGACCCGTCGGTGCCGTCCCTCGAACGCTGGTGGGACGGCACCACGTGGACCGAGCACAGCCGGTCCCCGCAGCAGGCCCAGGCGCAGGCGCCGCAGCACTACCCGCAGCCCGCGCCCGCCGGGCCCGTCGAGCCGGGCGGCTCCCGCGGCCTGGCGAAGGTCCTCGCGCCCGCCGTGGCGGGGGTCGTCCTGGTCGCGGCGATCGTCACGGGCGTCGTCGTCCTCGGCAAGGACGGCGGCGGCACCGGCCCCGAGGCAGGCGGGGAGAGCAGCAGCACGTCGGCCGGGCCGTCGACTTCGGCCTCGCCGTCCGCGTCCGAGGACGCCAAGCCGCAGGGCGACCCCAAGGTCCTGGACGACCAGCTCAACGGCATCACCCTGCCCATCCCCGACGGTTGGGGCGAGCCCGAGCTGAAGGTGGGCAAGGAGCTGGCCATGACCGTCGACGGCTACTACGACTGCCCCGGCGAGGGCTCGTTCTGCTACCGCGGCACGGTCACCACGCGCACCGCCACCGAGAGCGACGGCGACACCGCGAAGGAGGTCGCCGAGACGGACATCTCCAAGGCCGCGGGCGAGGCGTTCGACCGTGACTACATCGGCCGCAGGCCCTTCAACGGCATGAAGTCGCACAAGCAGGTCGACGCCGGCCCGGTCAAGGTGGCGGGCACCTCCGGGTATTTCGTGCGCTGGCAGGTCAAGACGGCGGACGGGCCCGGCGGTTACGCCCAGTCCCTGGCCTTCCCGTCGCCGCAGGGCAGCACCATGGTCGTGGTGCGCTTCGCCTTCGACGCCGGTCCGGACGGGCCGCCGCTCGACAAGATGGACGAGATCACGGCGGGCATCAAGGCGAGCCGCTGA
- the eat gene encoding ethanolamine permease codes for MTQARPESSKPGGPPGGPGDDYLEKRALRRGSAGWLLLTGLGVAYVVSGDFSGWNFGLKEGGFGGLAIATVLMGVMYVCMVFSLAELSSILPTAGGGYGFARRALGPWGGFLTGTAILIEYVLAPAAISIFIGGYVESLGLFGLTSGWPVYLVCFVLFIGIHLWGVGEALRFSFLVTGIAVAALLIFAVGAVTEFDASSLNDIKVDTGAFGSNSWLPYGVLGIWAAFPFGMWFFLGVEGVPLAAEETRDPVRTLPKAIRWSMAILVVLAVLTLFISAGARGSEAIKAADNPLVEALQPDGKATGLSRVINYAGLAGLVASFFSLIFAGSRQLFALSRAGYLPRFLSLTSRRKAPYLGLIVPGAIGFALAASTGDGALMLNVAVFGATISYALMSLSHIVLRRREPGLERPYRTPGGIITSSIALVLACSALVATFLVDVKAAVIALCVYVVAIAYFGFYSRKHLVAKAPEEEFAALAAAEAELERN; via the coding sequence ATGACGCAAGCACGACCGGAAAGCAGCAAGCCCGGCGGACCACCCGGCGGCCCCGGGGACGACTATCTGGAGAAGCGCGCGCTGCGGCGCGGCAGTGCGGGCTGGCTGCTGCTCACGGGCCTCGGCGTCGCGTATGTCGTCTCCGGCGACTTCTCCGGCTGGAACTTCGGCCTGAAGGAGGGCGGTTTCGGCGGGCTCGCGATCGCGACCGTCCTCATGGGCGTCATGTACGTCTGCATGGTCTTCTCGCTCGCCGAGCTGTCCTCGATCCTGCCCACGGCGGGCGGCGGCTACGGCTTCGCACGGCGCGCGCTCGGCCCCTGGGGCGGCTTCCTCACCGGCACCGCGATCCTCATCGAGTACGTCCTCGCGCCCGCCGCGATCTCCATCTTCATCGGCGGCTACGTCGAATCGCTCGGCCTGTTCGGCCTGACATCGGGCTGGCCGGTCTATCTCGTCTGCTTCGTCCTCTTCATCGGCATCCACCTGTGGGGCGTCGGCGAGGCGCTGCGCTTCAGCTTCCTCGTGACGGGCATCGCGGTGGCGGCGCTGCTCATCTTCGCGGTCGGCGCGGTCACCGAGTTCGACGCTTCCTCACTCAACGACATCAAGGTCGACACCGGCGCATTCGGCTCCAATTCCTGGCTGCCGTACGGGGTATTGGGCATCTGGGCGGCGTTCCCGTTCGGCATGTGGTTCTTCCTCGGCGTCGAGGGGGTGCCGCTCGCGGCCGAGGAGACCCGGGATCCGGTCCGTACGCTGCCCAAGGCGATCCGCTGGTCCATGGCGATCCTCGTGGTGCTCGCGGTGCTGACCCTCTTCATCTCGGCCGGCGCGCGCGGCTCCGAGGCCATCAAGGCGGCGGACAACCCGCTGGTCGAGGCGCTGCAGCCGGACGGCAAGGCGACGGGCCTCAGCCGCGTCATCAACTACGCCGGGCTCGCAGGCCTGGTGGCCTCGTTCTTCTCCCTCATCTTCGCCGGTTCGCGCCAGCTGTTCGCGCTCTCCCGGGCGGGCTACCTCCCCCGCTTCCTCTCCCTGACCAGCCGCCGCAAGGCGCCCTACCTGGGCCTCATCGTGCCCGGCGCCATCGGTTTCGCGCTCGCCGCGTCGACCGGTGACGGGGCGCTCATGCTGAACGTCGCGGTCTTCGGCGCGACCATTTCGTACGCCCTGATGTCCCTGTCACACATCGTGCTGCGCCGCCGCGAACCGGGCCTGGAGCGGCCGTACCGTACTCCGGGCGGCATCATCACTTCCTCGATCGCGCTGGTCCTGGCGTGCTCGGCGCTGGTGGCGACCTTCCTGGTCGACGTGAAGGCCGCCGTCATCGCGCTGTGCGTGTACGTGGTGGCGATCGCCTACTTCGGGTTCTACAGCCGCAAGCACTTGGTGGCGAAGGCACCGGAGGAGGAGTTCGCGGCACTCGCCGCGGCCGAGGCAGAGCTGGAACGCAACTAA
- a CDS encoding glutamine synthetase family protein translates to MADRTAPLGVEELRALVASGEIDTVVLAFPDMQGRLQGKRFAAPFFLDEVLEHGTEGCNYLLAVDADMNTVDGYEMSSWDRGYGDFAMRPDLTTLRRVPWNEGTAMLIADLAWNDGSPVVAAPRQILRRQLERLAELGYAAMVGTELEFIVFKDSYEEAWDRNYRDLIPANQYNIDYSVLGTGRIEPLLRRIRNEMGAAGLTVESAKGECNPGQHEIAFKYDEALVTCDQHAIYKTGSKEIAAQEGVSLTFMAKYNEREGNSCHIHLSLADADGTNVMAGSHDDPGGMSPVMRHFLAGQLAALRDFSLLYAPNINSYKRFQPGSFAPTAVAWGYDNRTCSLRVVGHGRSMRFENRLPGGDVNPHLAVAGLVAAGLYGIEHKLELPEVCEGNAYTAEYEHVPTTLREAAELWENSPIAKAAFGAEVVAHYRNMARVELDAFDAAVTDWELRRSFERM, encoded by the coding sequence GTGGCAGACCGCACAGCCCCGCTGGGCGTCGAGGAGCTGCGTGCCCTCGTCGCGAGCGGTGAGATCGACACAGTCGTCCTGGCCTTCCCCGACATGCAGGGGCGGTTGCAGGGCAAGCGGTTCGCCGCCCCGTTCTTCCTCGACGAGGTCCTCGAGCACGGCACCGAGGGCTGCAACTACCTGCTCGCCGTGGACGCCGACATGAACACCGTCGACGGCTACGAGATGTCCAGCTGGGACCGCGGCTACGGCGACTTCGCCATGCGCCCCGACCTGACCACGCTGCGCCGCGTCCCCTGGAACGAGGGCACCGCGATGCTGATCGCGGACCTCGCCTGGAACGACGGCTCACCCGTGGTCGCCGCGCCCCGGCAGATCCTGCGCCGCCAACTGGAGCGCCTCGCCGAGCTCGGCTACGCGGCGATGGTGGGGACCGAGCTCGAGTTCATCGTGTTCAAGGACTCGTACGAGGAGGCCTGGGACCGCAACTACCGCGATCTGATCCCGGCCAACCAGTACAACATCGACTACTCCGTCCTCGGCACCGGCCGCATCGAGCCCCTGCTGCGCCGCATCCGCAACGAGATGGGCGCCGCCGGCCTCACCGTCGAGTCCGCCAAGGGCGAGTGCAACCCCGGCCAGCACGAGATCGCCTTCAAGTACGACGAGGCCCTCGTCACCTGCGACCAGCACGCCATCTACAAGACGGGCTCCAAGGAGATCGCCGCCCAGGAGGGCGTCTCGCTCACCTTCATGGCGAAGTACAACGAGCGCGAGGGCAACTCCTGCCACATCCACCTCTCGCTCGCCGACGCCGACGGCACCAACGTCATGGCGGGCTCGCACGACGACCCGGGCGGCATGTCCCCGGTGATGCGGCACTTCCTCGCCGGACAACTGGCGGCGCTCAGGGACTTCTCGCTCCTCTACGCCCCCAACATCAACTCGTACAAGCGGTTCCAGCCCGGCTCCTTCGCCCCGACCGCCGTCGCCTGGGGCTACGACAACCGGACCTGTTCGCTGCGCGTCGTCGGCCACGGCCGCTCGATGCGCTTCGAGAACCGGCTCCCCGGCGGCGACGTCAACCCGCACCTCGCGGTCGCGGGTCTGGTGGCCGCGGGCCTGTACGGCATAGAGCACAAGCTCGAACTCCCCGAGGTCTGCGAGGGCAACGCCTACACCGCCGAGTACGAGCACGTCCCCACCACCCTGCGCGAGGCCGCCGAGCTCTGGGAGAACAGCCCCATCGCCAAGGCCGCCTTCGGTGCCGAAGTGGTCGCGCACTACCGCAACATGGCGCGGGTCGAACTGGACGCCTTCGACGCCGCGGTGACCGACTGGGAGCTCCGCCGCTCCTTCGAACGCATGTGA
- a CDS encoding amino acid deaminase/aldolase, with translation MTARAADRARYDRATAHLDAPVAIVDLDAFDANADDLVRRSAGKPIRVASKSVRCRALLERVLARDGFAGIMSFTLDESLWLARSGFEDVLLAYPSADRAGFAELTADPKLAAAVTVMVDDPAQLQLIDDARDGGREEVRVCLELDTALKLLGGRIRIGARRSPLHSPAQVADLARSVARRPGFRLVGIMAYEGHVAGVGDALAGRPVRSRAIRLMQSAARRELAARRAEVVRAVRAVAPDLEFVNGGGTGSVQHTAAEDAVTEIAAGSGLYLPRLFDNYTSFSGRPAALFAQPVVRRPGVGVVTVLGGGYPASGAAGPDRLPVPYLPEGLAYDPQEGPGEVQTPLLGAPADDLLLGDKVWFRHAKAGEMCERFDTLQLIEGDRVTATVPTYRGEGRTFL, from the coding sequence ATGACAGCCCGAGCAGCCGACCGCGCCCGCTACGACCGGGCCACCGCCCACCTCGACGCGCCCGTCGCGATCGTCGATCTCGACGCCTTCGACGCGAACGCCGACGATCTCGTCCGCCGGTCCGCCGGGAAGCCGATCCGGGTGGCGTCGAAGTCCGTACGCTGCCGGGCGCTGCTCGAACGGGTCCTGGCGCGCGACGGGTTCGCGGGCATCATGTCGTTCACGCTGGACGAGTCGCTGTGGCTGGCCCGCTCGGGCTTCGAGGACGTCCTGCTCGCCTACCCGTCCGCGGACCGTGCCGGTTTCGCCGAGCTGACCGCCGACCCCAAGCTCGCCGCCGCGGTGACCGTGATGGTCGACGACCCGGCGCAGCTCCAGCTCATCGACGACGCCCGGGACGGCGGCCGCGAGGAGGTCCGGGTCTGCCTGGAGCTGGACACCGCGCTGAAGCTGCTCGGCGGGCGCATCCGCATCGGGGCGCGCCGTTCGCCGCTGCACTCTCCCGCCCAAGTCGCGGACCTGGCGCGCTCGGTGGCGCGCAGGCCCGGCTTCCGGCTCGTGGGGATCATGGCGTACGAGGGTCACGTGGCCGGTGTCGGCGACGCCCTCGCGGGACGTCCGGTGCGCTCGCGCGCGATCCGCCTGATGCAGTCCGCGGCCCGCCGTGAACTGGCCGCGCGCCGGGCCGAGGTGGTGCGCGCGGTACGGGCGGTCGCGCCGGACCTCGAGTTCGTCAACGGCGGCGGCACGGGCAGTGTGCAGCACACTGCCGCCGAGGACGCGGTCACCGAGATCGCGGCCGGCTCCGGCCTGTACCTGCCGCGCCTCTTCGACAACTACACGTCGTTCAGCGGCCGTCCGGCGGCCCTCTTCGCCCAGCCGGTGGTGCGCAGGCCGGGCGTCGGCGTGGTGACGGTGCTCGGCGGCGGCTACCCCGCGTCGGGGGCGGCGGGACCGGACCGGCTGCCGGTGCCGTATCTGCCCGAGGGACTCGCGTACGACCCGCAGGAGGGCCCCGGCGAGGTGCAGACCCCGCTGCTCGGCGCGCCCGCCGACGATCTGCTGCTCGGCGACAAGGTGTGGTTCCGGCACGCGAAGGCCGGCGAGATGTGCGAGCGGTTCGACACCCTGCAGCTCATCGAGGGCGACCGGGTGACGGCGACCGTGCCCACGTATCGCGGCGAAGGGCGCACGTTCCTCTAG
- a CDS encoding gamma-glutamyl-gamma-aminobutyrate hydrolase family protein encodes MVGRPLIGVSTYLESEVGWGVWRLPAALLPAGYPRLVQAAGGIAAMLPPDDPSYAASVVARLDAVVVAGGPDVEPVRYDAAPDPRTGPPARERDTWELALIRAALESGTPLLGICRGMQLLNVALGGTLVQHLDGHIGPDGQKGAFGAHPVKPVPGTRYASIVPSEDTVPTYHHQAVDRLGEGLAACAYAADGTVEAIELPGDDWVLGVQWHPEMGQDLRVMQALVRAAS; translated from the coding sequence GTGGTGGGCAGGCCGCTGATCGGTGTCAGTACGTACCTCGAATCCGAGGTCGGCTGGGGCGTGTGGCGGCTGCCCGCCGCGCTGCTTCCGGCCGGGTATCCCCGGCTCGTGCAGGCGGCGGGGGGCATCGCGGCCATGCTGCCGCCGGACGATCCGTCGTACGCCGCGTCGGTGGTCGCCCGCCTCGACGCCGTGGTCGTCGCGGGCGGTCCGGATGTCGAGCCGGTACGGTACGACGCCGCGCCCGACCCGCGCACCGGGCCGCCGGCGCGCGAACGCGACACCTGGGAACTCGCCCTGATCCGGGCGGCGTTGGAGTCGGGCACCCCGCTGCTCGGCATCTGCCGCGGCATGCAGCTCCTCAACGTCGCGCTCGGCGGCACCCTGGTCCAGCACCTCGACGGCCACATCGGCCCGGACGGCCAGAAGGGCGCCTTCGGCGCCCACCCGGTCAAGCCGGTGCCCGGCACCCGCTACGCCTCGATCGTCCCGTCCGAGGACACCGTGCCGACCTACCACCACCAAGCCGTCGACCGACTCGGCGAGGGCCTGGCGGCGTGCGCGTACGCCGCGGACGGCACGGTGGAGGCAATCGAACTCCCCGGCGACGACTGGGTGTTGGGCGTGCAGTGGCATCCGGAGATGGGCCAGGACCTACGGGTCATGCAAGCGCTGGTCCGAGCCGCTTCCTGA
- a CDS encoding aldehyde dehydrogenase family protein → MLKVLNPATEEVVATVPAADAGEVDRAVARAVAVQETWARTAPADRARLLRRFADTVDAHVEELAALEVREAGHLIGNARWEVGNVRDLLLYAAGGAERINGAQIPVPGGWNVTFREPLGVVGVIAPWNFPMPIAAWGFAPALAAGNAVVLKPAETTPLTALRLAELALEAGLPEHLFQVLPGLGSVAGRALVDHPSVAKVVFTGSTRTGREVMERCAAQVKPVTLELGGKSPNVVFADADLVKAADPFAFLDNSGQDCCARTRILVQESVYEEYSALLAEAVRAVVVGDPADEKTQMGPLISRQQLDRVREFVPDDAPAIRGEAPDGPGFWFPPTVLTGEAPDSPAAVEEIFGPVAVLLPFRDEEDAVRLANATPYGLSGSIWTRDVGRALRVSGAVAAGNLSVNSHSSVRYWTPFGGYKQSGLGRELGPDALAAFTETKNVFISTEA, encoded by the coding sequence TTGCTCAAGGTACTGAACCCGGCGACCGAGGAGGTCGTCGCGACCGTTCCCGCCGCCGACGCGGGCGAGGTCGACCGGGCGGTGGCGCGGGCCGTCGCCGTCCAGGAGACCTGGGCGCGCACGGCCCCCGCCGACCGGGCCCGGCTCCTGCGCCGCTTCGCCGACACGGTCGACGCCCACGTCGAGGAACTGGCCGCGCTGGAAGTCCGCGAGGCCGGACACCTCATCGGCAATGCCCGCTGGGAGGTCGGCAACGTACGGGATCTCCTGCTGTACGCGGCCGGGGGAGCCGAACGCATCAACGGCGCGCAGATCCCGGTCCCGGGCGGCTGGAACGTCACCTTCCGGGAACCCCTCGGCGTGGTCGGTGTGATCGCCCCCTGGAACTTCCCGATGCCCATCGCGGCCTGGGGCTTCGCGCCCGCACTCGCCGCGGGCAACGCGGTCGTCCTGAAGCCGGCCGAGACGACCCCGCTCACCGCGCTCCGGCTGGCCGAACTCGCCCTGGAGGCAGGGCTTCCCGAGCATCTCTTCCAGGTCCTCCCGGGGCTCGGGAGCGTCGCGGGCCGCGCCCTGGTCGACCACCCGTCCGTCGCGAAGGTCGTCTTCACCGGTTCGACCCGCACCGGGCGTGAGGTGATGGAGCGCTGCGCCGCGCAGGTCAAGCCCGTCACCCTGGAGCTCGGCGGCAAGAGCCCGAACGTCGTCTTCGCCGACGCGGATCTGGTGAAGGCCGCCGACCCGTTCGCCTTCCTCGACAACTCCGGGCAGGACTGCTGCGCCCGCACCCGGATCCTCGTACAGGAATCGGTGTACGAGGAGTACAGCGCGCTCCTCGCCGAGGCGGTGCGCGCGGTCGTCGTGGGCGACCCGGCGGACGAGAAGACCCAGATGGGCCCGCTCATCTCCCGCCAACAGCTCGACCGGGTACGCGAGTTCGTGCCGGACGACGCCCCCGCCATCCGGGGCGAAGCCCCGGACGGACCCGGCTTCTGGTTCCCGCCGACCGTGCTCACCGGCGAGGCGCCGGACAGCCCCGCGGCGGTCGAGGAGATCTTCGGCCCGGTCGCGGTGCTGCTGCCCTTCCGGGACGAGGAGGACGCGGTACGCCTGGCCAACGCGACCCCGTACGGCCTCTCGGGCTCCATCTGGACCCGTGACGTCGGCCGTGCGCTGCGCGTCTCGGGTGCGGTGGCGGCGGGCAACCTGTCCGTCAACTCGCACTCCAGCGTGCGCTATTGGACCCCCTTCGGCGGCTACAAGCAGTCGGGTCTGGGCCGTGAGCTCGGCCCCGACGCCCTCGCCGCCTTCACCGAAACCAAGAACGTCTTCATCAGCACGGAGGCCTGA
- a CDS encoding FadR/GntR family transcriptional regulator, which yields MATVEGVEGSGDVGRLTQVLRPVRAGNGFEEALEQILQVVRLGLVPAGERLPAERELAEQLGISRVTLREVLKVLQDQGLVESRRGRYGGTFVRVRAEVPGEDELRRRLEGVDLEDVLRFRDVLEGGAAELCAAQGLDSDQQERLLAALAATQDAPLGDYRRRDTLFHLTLAELAGSPTLTSQYAAVRAKVNDLLDCIPLLVRNLEHSQQQHAALVDAVLEGDPDAARAAMREHCAGTAALLRGFLA from the coding sequence ATGGCGACAGTTGAGGGTGTCGAAGGTTCCGGCGACGTCGGCCGTCTGACGCAGGTGCTGCGCCCCGTGCGCGCCGGGAACGGCTTCGAGGAGGCCCTGGAACAGATCCTCCAGGTGGTGCGGCTCGGCCTGGTGCCGGCCGGTGAACGGCTGCCCGCGGAGCGGGAGTTGGCGGAGCAGCTGGGCATCAGCCGGGTGACGCTGCGCGAAGTGCTCAAGGTGCTGCAGGACCAGGGTCTGGTGGAGAGCAGGCGCGGCCGGTACGGCGGAACGTTCGTGCGCGTACGGGCCGAGGTGCCCGGCGAGGACGAGTTGCGGCGCCGCCTCGAAGGGGTGGATCTGGAGGACGTGCTGCGCTTCCGCGACGTGCTCGAAGGCGGCGCGGCCGAACTGTGCGCGGCCCAGGGCCTCGACTCCGACCAGCAGGAACGCCTCCTCGCGGCGCTCGCCGCGACCCAGGACGCACCGCTCGGCGACTACCGCCGCCGGGACACGCTGTTCCATCTCACGCTCGCGGAACTGGCCGGTTCCCCGACACTGACCTCGCAGTACGCGGCCGTCCGGGCCAAGGTGAACGACCTGCTCGACTGCATCCCGCTGCTCGTACGCAACTTGGAGCACTCCCAGCAACAGCACGCCGCGCTCGTCGACGCCGTCCTGGAGGGCGACCCGGACGCGGCACGGGCGGCGATGCGGGAGCACTGCGCGGGGACGGCGGCGCTGCTGCGGGGATTCCTGGCATAG
- a CDS encoding HAD family hydrolase yields the protein MRPKRYWLAAATALAFAAGILATAQAADAKPDDPCPTLTIDQGWYGKNKAQLDELIAEYGKCGKTPRKGGKPVAVFDWDNTVIKNDVGDATMYWLLRNDKLRTPPAGDWKRTSRYLTAEAADALGKACAQAARTLPTSTDVPCADEILAVYAEGETTTGETAFAGFDHRRMEPQYAWLAQLLQGWTPTQVKGFAAQARQENLAAPIGAEQQVGTGKVTGWVRYYDQQRDLIRTLKKAGFDVWIASASPEPVVDVWARGVGIKASHAIGIRNVTAHGRLTEHLQGCGTVEDGDDAMITYIDGKRCWINQEIFGVEGPAAEKLQPAGKRQVFAAGDSDTDITFLRDATALRLVLNRNKNELMCRAYDNSDGRWIVNPMFLQPKKQKADPYPCASTGYTEPDGTAAPVRRADGSVVPDQRDSVY from the coding sequence ATGAGACCCAAGCGTTACTGGCTCGCCGCAGCCACCGCGCTCGCCTTCGCCGCAGGCATCCTCGCCACGGCCCAGGCAGCCGACGCCAAGCCGGACGACCCGTGCCCCACACTCACCATCGACCAGGGCTGGTACGGCAAGAACAAGGCCCAACTCGACGAGCTGATAGCCGAGTACGGCAAGTGCGGCAAGACCCCGCGCAAGGGCGGCAAGCCCGTGGCCGTCTTCGACTGGGACAACACCGTCATCAAGAATGACGTCGGCGACGCCACGATGTACTGGCTGCTCCGCAACGACAAGCTCCGCACCCCACCCGCAGGCGACTGGAAGCGCACCAGCCGCTACCTCACCGCGGAAGCCGCCGACGCCCTGGGCAAGGCCTGTGCCCAGGCCGCACGCACCCTGCCCACCAGCACGGACGTGCCCTGCGCCGACGAAATCCTCGCCGTCTACGCCGAAGGCGAGACCACCACCGGCGAGACGGCCTTCGCAGGCTTCGACCACCGCCGCATGGAGCCCCAGTACGCCTGGCTCGCCCAGCTCCTGCAGGGCTGGACCCCGACGCAGGTCAAGGGATTCGCGGCACAGGCCAGGCAAGAGAACCTGGCCGCCCCGATCGGCGCGGAGCAGCAGGTCGGCACCGGCAAGGTGACCGGCTGGGTGCGCTACTACGACCAACAGCGCGACCTCATCCGTACGTTGAAGAAGGCCGGCTTCGACGTATGGATCGCCTCCGCCTCGCCCGAGCCCGTCGTCGACGTCTGGGCGCGCGGCGTCGGCATCAAGGCCTCGCACGCCATCGGCATCCGCAACGTCACCGCGCACGGCCGGCTCACCGAGCACCTCCAGGGCTGCGGCACGGTCGAGGACGGCGACGACGCGATGATCACGTACATCGACGGGAAGCGTTGCTGGATCAACCAGGAGATCTTCGGAGTCGAGGGGCCCGCCGCCGAGAAGCTCCAACCCGCAGGCAAACGACAGGTGTTCGCGGCCGGCGACTCCGACACCGACATCACCTTCCTACGCGATGCCACCGCCCTGCGCCTTGTCCTGAACCGCAACAAGAACGAGCTGATGTGCCGCGCGTACGACAACAGCGACGGCCGCTGGATCGTCAACCCGATGTTCCTCCAGCCGAAGAAGCAGAAGGCCGACCCGTACCCGTGCGCCAGCACCGGGTACACCGAGCCCGACGGCACCGCGGCGCCGGTCCGGCGCGCTGACGGCAGCGTGGTGCCCGACCAGCGGGACTCGGTGTACTGA
- a CDS encoding 3-oxoacyl-ACP reductase produces MTEQNVCRRLVGRTAVITGAGSGIGLATARRLASEGANVVCGDIDDTAGKAAAEEVGGTFVKVDVTDQEQVEALFKTAYDTYGSVDIAFNNAGISPPDDDSILETGLEAWKRVQEVNLTSVYLCCKAAIPYMRSQGRGSIINTASFVARMGAATSQISYTASKGGVLAMSRELGVQFAREGIRVNALCPGPVNTPLLQELFAKDPERAARRLVHIPVGRFAEADEIAAAVAFLASDDSSFVNATDFLVDGGIAGAYVTPV; encoded by the coding sequence ATGACCGAACAGAACGTTTGCCGCCGCCTCGTCGGCCGCACCGCCGTCATCACCGGAGCCGGCAGCGGCATCGGCCTGGCCACCGCGCGACGCCTCGCCTCCGAGGGCGCGAACGTCGTCTGCGGCGACATCGACGACACCGCGGGCAAGGCGGCCGCGGAGGAGGTCGGCGGCACCTTCGTGAAGGTCGACGTCACCGACCAGGAGCAGGTCGAGGCGCTCTTCAAGACCGCGTACGACACCTACGGCAGCGTCGACATCGCCTTCAACAACGCGGGCATCTCGCCGCCCGACGACGACTCCATCCTGGAGACGGGCCTGGAGGCGTGGAAGCGCGTCCAGGAGGTCAACCTCACGTCTGTGTACCTGTGCTGCAAGGCGGCCATCCCCTACATGCGCTCGCAGGGGCGGGGCTCCATCATCAACACGGCGTCGTTCGTGGCGCGGATGGGTGCGGCGACCTCTCAGATCTCGTACACGGCGTCCAAGGGCGGGGTGCTCGCGATGTCGCGTGAGCTGGGCGTGCAGTTCGCCCGCGAGGGCATCCGGGTCAACGCGTTGTGCCCGGGGCCGGTCAACACCCCGCTCCTGCAGGAACTCTTCGCGAAGGACCCTGAGCGTGCCGCTCGGCGCCTGGTCCACATTCCGGTCGGACGGTTCGCCGAGGCGGACGAGATCGCCGCTGCCGTAGCTTTCCTGGCGAGCGACGACTCCTCGTTCGTGAATGCGACGGACTTCCTGGTGGACGGCGGCATCGCGGGCGCGTACGTCACGCCGGTCTAG
- a CDS encoding aminoglycoside phosphotransferase family protein: protein MPRPRPSPETPAQVIPPATGARAPWEDLPASVRDAVVELVGAPVVEAVTQSGGFSPGVAARLRLADGRRVFVKAVSAEANAQSPHMHRAEARNAAALPESVPAPAFLGSHDDGTWVALAFEDVAGRQPQMPWQSDELRRVLDAVAGLGRALTPSPLPAPHAVERLAGAFGGWQRMLDAGDDGAGLDPWTRRNLPALAELAAGWPDATAGDTLAHGDLRADNMLLTDDGRVVFVDWPHAMRATPWFDLLAMLPCVRAQGGPDPEALFAVHPLAEGADPDAVTVTLAALAGYFVRQSRQPAPPGLPTVRAFQGAQGVTALDWLRKRLGPALA, encoded by the coding sequence ATGCCCCGACCCCGCCCCAGCCCCGAGACACCGGCCCAGGTGATCCCGCCCGCGACCGGCGCACGCGCCCCGTGGGAGGACCTTCCCGCCTCTGTCAGGGACGCCGTCGTCGAGTTGGTCGGCGCGCCCGTCGTGGAAGCGGTCACGCAGAGCGGCGGATTCTCGCCCGGCGTCGCGGCGCGGCTGCGGCTCGCGGACGGGCGGCGGGTCTTCGTCAAGGCGGTGAGCGCCGAGGCCAACGCGCAGAGCCCGCACATGCACCGCGCCGAGGCCCGCAACGCCGCCGCGCTGCCGGAGAGCGTTCCCGCCCCGGCGTTCCTCGGCAGTCACGACGACGGCACCTGGGTCGCCCTCGCCTTCGAGGACGTGGCGGGTCGCCAGCCTCAAATGCCTTGGCAGAGTGATGAGTTGCGCAGAGTGCTCGATGCGGTGGCCGGGCTCGGGCGGGCGCTCACCCCGTCGCCATTGCCCGCCCCGCACGCAGTTGAGCGTCTCGCCGGGGCGTTCGGCGGCTGGCAGCGCATGCTCGACGCCGGGGACGACGGAGCCGGGCTCGACCCCTGGACCCGCCGCAACCTGCCGGCGCTGGCCGAACTCGCCGCCGGCTGGCCGGACGCGACGGCCGGGGACACCCTGGCGCACGGCGATCTGCGGGCCGACAACATGCTGCTCACCGACGACGGCCGCGTCGTCTTCGTGGACTGGCCGCATGCCATGCGGGCGACGCCCTGGTTCGACCTGCTCGCGATGCTGCCGTGCGTGCGCGCCCAGGGCGGCCCCGACCCGGAGGCCCTGTTCGCCGTGCACCCGCTGGCCGAAGGAGCGGACCCGGATGCCGTGACGGTGACCCTGGCCGCGCTGGCCGGCTACTTCGTACGGCAGTCCCGGCAGCCCGCACCGCCGGGCCTGCCGACCGTGCGGGCCTTTCAGGGCGCCCAGGGCGTGACCGCCCTCGACTGGCTCAGGAAGCGGCTCGGACCAGCGCTTGCATGA